The genomic stretch ACGTTTGCAGTATCTCAATCCATAGCGCGCCTTTGCCCGACACCGTTTCACCGACAAGTTTCAAAACGCTGTTGTTGCTGACCGCGTAAGTGCCGACTTTTTCGCTTTTCTAGCCCGTCACTAGCAACCAGCGCCCGTTGGGTGAAAAAGGCGATATTGCGTGGCTGCTTCTCTTCCACCGGATAGTTCTCAAGAAAGCTCAAGCCGCCTGTTGAAGGGTTCACCGCGGATGCTGATGCCGAACTGCTGGTGCGCTCGGTAAGCCCCATGATGGCGGCTTCGAGAGCCAATTGATTTTGATTGATCTTGTACAGTAGGGAAGGGAGTAAGTTTGCGTTCGACATTGTGGTTCCTCCGTGGAAGAGGACAGCGTAGAAAAGGGTCTAGAAGGTCGTGCATGGCTCCGCAATCGTTAAGTCATGGACCAAGTGTTTTTTGTTTGAGTACATAAAAGGCCCGATAAGGGCCTTTTATGTTGCTGGTTAGTGTGCCCAGCCAAATTCCTATTGAAGGCATTAAGCTCGATAAAATGGAATATGCTGTCGCAGCCTTTCATCCCAGCAGCGATGAGAGCAAAGCCACGTAGATAGATGGCAGTAGGCCTTGCCTGGTGCTCACAGGCCAAACCTGGAGTCAAAGCGAATTCACCTACCTTCTTCAAGCTATCGCCTGGGAAGCCGCCCACTGACGATCGGGGCACTGAGGGGTAGTTGACCGTCAGGGTTTTGCTCGTGTCGAAGACGCTTCAATCAGCCGTATTCCCGGCACTATACGGCCTTCATCACGCGTCTTGAGGCAGTCGACCAGATAAATGGCTGCTTGATTGCCTATGCCTGTCTGTACAAGTATGTATTTGCGCGTTAGAGTCGACCACGCGTCTCGACACGTTTATCCGCAAATGGGGGGCTGTGTGTGTTCTGTGCAACGACACACGTGCTCCATAACTGTACTCGTGCGCCACAAGCGCTTCTGTTGGTTCTTAGGAATAAAAACAATGAAAAAATCTATTTTGACCCTTTCAGTATTGGCTCTATGCGTGGCTGCTGGCTCTGCCGTGGCCAAGGAGTACAAGGAGTTGCGCTTTGGTGTCGACCCCTCTTATGCGCCCTTCGAATCCAAGGCCGCCGACGGTAGCCTGGTGGGCTTTGATATTGATCTGGGTAACGCGATTTGCGCTGAACTGAAGGTCAAGTGCAAGTGGGTAGAAAGCGATTTCGACGGCATGATCCCCGGCCTGAAGGCCAACAAATTCGACGGCGTGATTTCTGCCATGACCGTGACCTCATCGCGGGAAAAAGTCATCGACTTCTCCAGCGAATTGTTTTCGGTGCCCACTTCGTTCGTGTTCAAGAAGGGCTCTGGCCTAAGCGAAGACATCACGACGCTGGCTGGCAAGACCGTGGGCTATGAACAAGGCACCACCGAGGAGGCCTACGCCAAGGCCGTGCTGAACAAGGCCGGGATCAAGACCCAGGCCTATTCCAACCAAGACCAAGTTTATTCTGACTTGGTGACTGGTCGCCTCGACGCCTCAATTCAGAACATGCTGCAAGCTGAAATGGGTTTCCTGAAGTCCCCGCAAGGCGCCGACTTTGAAGTCAGTAAGCCAGTCGATCACGAGCTGCTGCCAGCGAAAACGGCGATGGGTCTCCTCAAAGGCAGCACCGAGCTCAAAACCCTGGTGGACAAAGGTATAAAGGCGCTGCACGACGACGGCACCTACGCGGCCATCCAAAAGAAACACTTCGGTGATCAGAATATTTACAGCGGCAAATAACGACGCTGCGCCCATTCGCGGATGGGCGTTTTCCTGATTTACGAAGGGCTCCCCAATGTTAGAAAACATATTGCAGATGCTGGGGCTGTCAGGCTTCAGTCTCAAGGGCTTCGGCCCGCTGTTGCTGCAAGGCTCCTGGATGACTGTCAAGTTATCCTTCCTTTGCTTGCTGCTAAGCGTGGTCTTGGGCCTGATCGGTGCCAGTGCCAAGCTTTCAAGGTCGGCACTGTTTCGCGTCCCCGCGCAGGCTTACACCACGCTGATCCGTGGAGTGCCGGATCTGGTTCTGATGCTGTTGATCTTCTACAGCCTGCAAACCTGGCTGACCAATCTGACCGCTGCCATGGGTTGGGATTACATTGAGATCAATCCGTTCAGTGCCGGTGTGATAACTCTAGGCTTTATCTACGGGGCGTACTTCACCGAGACTTTCCGTGGGGCGATCCTCGCTGTGCCCCG from Pseudomonas sp. S04 encodes the following:
- a CDS encoding ABC transporter permease; amino-acid sequence: MLENILQMLGLSGFSLKGFGPLLLQGSWMTVKLSFLCLLLSVVLGLIGASAKLSRSALFRVPAQAYTTLIRGVPDLVLMLLIFYSLQTWLTNLTAAMGWDYIEINPFSAGVITLGFIYGAYFTETFRGAILAVPRGQMEAATAYGLTRAQRFRFVLFPQMMRFALPGIGNNWMVILKATALVSIIGLADLVKVAQDAGKSSYQLFFFLVLAALIYLVITTASNYVLRRLEIFYAAGTREAVR
- a CDS encoding transporter substrate-binding domain-containing protein: MKKSILTLSVLALCVAAGSAVAKEYKELRFGVDPSYAPFESKAADGSLVGFDIDLGNAICAELKVKCKWVESDFDGMIPGLKANKFDGVISAMTVTSSREKVIDFSSELFSVPTSFVFKKGSGLSEDITTLAGKTVGYEQGTTEEAYAKAVLNKAGIKTQAYSNQDQVYSDLVTGRLDASIQNMLQAEMGFLKSPQGADFEVSKPVDHELLPAKTAMGLLKGSTELKTLVDKGIKALHDDGTYAAIQKKHFGDQNIYSGK